The following proteins are co-located in the Bathymodiolus thermophilus thioautotrophic gill symbiont genome:
- a CDS encoding tetratricopeptide repeat protein, with protein sequence MFQKLRALLVTSKNLLLLEFFTSIVVLLTLLSQCTQTTEKNTINNYYGASPEQYEQVWNRRKKEVTERLPQADDKEKQLLKVELAKIQVKQNNLHPSYEKYITELKERIAELEQFKSSNPQLFNKAIGALKQGKNKVADDLFAQVEKNNVDTIKTVAEASFQRANIAEDEIRYADALAHYQKAYRLTPNNTLYLNKLGFIYNILGKYKEAIKYYELALKNDLKVYGEDHPKVAIRRNNLGLAWYSLGEYEKAIKYYELALKSGLKIYGEKHPDVATYRNNLGSVWQSLGKHKKAIEYYELALKSNLKTYGEDHPDVAIYRNNLGLAWHSLGEYEKAIKYYELALKSGLKIYGEKHPEVATYRNNLGGVWQSLGKHKKAIEYYELALKSNLKTYGEDHPDVAIRRNNLGTAWKSLGKYKKAIGYYELALVALEKTLGIEHPTTKIVAKKLAKAKEVLANKTE encoded by the coding sequence ATGTTTCAAAAATTACGGGCACTTCTTGTTACCAGTAAAAATTTATTGCTTTTAGAATTTTTTACAAGTATTGTTGTGCTGCTAACGCTCTTGTCCCAGTGCACACAAACTACAGAAAAAAATACTATTAATAATTATTATGGTGCTTCTCCAGAGCAATATGAGCAAGTATGGAATCGTCGTAAAAAAGAAGTAACAGAGAGGCTACCACAAGCAGACGATAAAGAAAAACAATTGCTGAAAGTGGAGTTAGCAAAAATACAAGTAAAGCAAAATAATTTACACCCAAGTTATGAAAAATATATTACCGAACTTAAAGAACGCATAGCAGAACTAGAGCAATTTAAATCAAGCAACCCGCAACTATTTAATAAAGCAATCGGCGCTCTAAAACAAGGAAAAAATAAAGTAGCAGATGACTTGTTTGCACAAGTAGAAAAAAATAATGTTGATACAATAAAAACAGTCGCAGAAGCCTCCTTTCAACGAGCAAATATTGCCGAAGATGAGATTCGTTATGCAGATGCTTTAGCGCATTACCAAAAAGCCTATCGCTTAACACCAAATAACACGCTTTACCTGAATAAACTGGGATTTATTTATAACATATTAGGCAAGTATAAAGAAGCTATCAAGTATTATGAGTTAGCACTAAAGAATGATTTAAAGGTCTATGGTGAAGATCATCCTAAAGTGGCAATTCGTCGCAATAATTTAGGTCTTGCATGGTATTCATTAGGCGAATATGAAAAAGCGATTAAGTATTATGAGTTAGCACTAAAGAGTGGCTTAAAGATCTACGGCGAGAAGCATCCCGATGTGGCAACTTATCGCAATAATTTAGGTAGTGTTTGGCAATCATTGGGAAAGCATAAAAAAGCAATTGAGTATTATGAGTTAGCACTAAAAAGTAATCTAAAAACCTATGGCGAAGATCATCCCGATGTGGCAATTTATCGTAATAATTTAGGTCTTGCATGGCATTCATTAGGCGAATATGAAAAAGCGATTAAGTATTATGAGTTAGCACTAAAGAGTGGCTTAAAGATCTACGGCGAGAAGCATCCTGAAGTGGCAACTTATCGCAATAATTTAGGTGGTGTTTGGCAATCATTGGGAAAGCATAAAAAAGCAATTGAGTATTATGAGTTGGCACTAAAAAGCAATCTAAAGACCTATGGCGAAGATCATCCTGATGTGGCAATTCGTCGCAATAATTTAGGCACCGCTTGGAAATCATTGGGAAAATATAAAAAAGCGATTGGATATTATGAATTAGCGTTAGTTGCATTGGAAAAAACCTTAGGGATTGAGCATCCAACTACAAAAATAGTGGCTAAAAAATTAGCAAAAGCAAAAGAGGTGTTGGCAAATAAGACGGAGTGA
- a CDS encoding CsgG/HfaB family protein gives MKNKSIVIALLVFSSLVACTPKETHKVVKETHVDAYQQPYSGKRADIAIGSFENHSDYMRGLFTAGSDKLGNQANTILKTHLQQSSHFNVMDRQNMKGNMREAEFMGTKQNIKGAHYIITGSVTEFGRKITGHRLLGGILGSGKQQTAYSKVSLNIVDVLTSQVVYSVQGAGEYTLAHEELLGFGGTSGYDATLNGKVLNLSIMEAVNNMTRDMQNNVWKVK, from the coding sequence ATGAAAAACAAAAGTATCGTTATTGCACTTCTAGTATTTTCTAGTTTAGTGGCATGTACACCAAAAGAAACGCATAAGGTTGTCAAGGAAACTCATGTTGACGCTTATCAACAGCCTTATAGTGGGAAGCGGGCAGATATTGCAATTGGCTCTTTTGAGAATCATTCTGATTATATGCGTGGCTTATTTACTGCCGGTTCTGATAAATTAGGCAACCAAGCAAATACAATTCTAAAAACACATTTGCAACAAAGCAGCCATTTTAATGTAATGGATCGTCAAAACATGAAGGGTAATATGCGAGAAGCAGAGTTTATGGGTACAAAACAAAATATCAAAGGTGCTCATTATATTATTACTGGCAGTGTAACAGAATTTGGTAGAAAAATAACGGGACACAGATTGCTTGGCGGCATCCTAGGTTCAGGTAAACAGCAAACCGCTTATTCAAAGGTGTCACTTAACATTGTTGATGTGCTGACTTCGCAAGTGGTTTATTCTGTACAGGGTGCAGGAGAATATACTTTAGCCCATGAAGAGTTGCTTGGTTTTGGTGGTACTTCGGGCTACGATGCAACTTTAAATGGCAAAGTGCTTAATTTGTCTATCATGGAAGCTGTTAACAATATGACCAGAGATATGCAGAATAATGTTTGGAAGGTTAAATAA
- a CDS encoding DUF4810 domain-containing protein: protein MTIRTSLFALLVSTLLLSSCGDKRLYYWGKYESIVRQSYTEPDEMDVSTQISELEIDLIDAKDSGKKIAPGFYAHLGMMYAKQGDIVSAEEMFLQEKALFPESSVLIDGMLNRVKKNQGKQ from the coding sequence GTGACAATTAGAACTTCTTTATTTGCATTGTTAGTTAGTACACTTCTGTTAAGCAGTTGTGGTGATAAGCGCTTGTATTATTGGGGAAAATACGAAAGTATTGTGCGACAATCTTACACAGAGCCTGATGAAATGGATGTGTCCACTCAAATTTCTGAACTTGAAATTGATTTAATAGATGCCAAAGATTCTGGCAAGAAAATTGCCCCTGGATTTTATGCGCACTTAGGTATGATGTACGCTAAACAAGGAGATATAGTGAGTGCCGAAGAAATGTTTTTACAGGAAAAGGCGTTATTTCCAGAGTCAAGTGTGCTTATTGACGGCATGCTTAACCGTGTTAAGAAAAACCAAGGAAAACAATGA
- a CDS encoding DUF799 domain-containing protein translates to MNKILKSGLLIALLSIFATGCQEVKPYDYTALKKSKPRSIVVIPPRNSSIEVNAPYVYLSTLTEPLAEKGYYVLPVAVVDQFLKENGLPTPAEMNGISLEKIREHMGADAVLYVEIKEFGQKYLILSSVATVMAELKLVDTRTGELLWRATAHAQMDSSNNNNSGGPVGILVYLISAAITQVTDDRTPEASRLANHLAINAEKIGLLNGPYKVPVK, encoded by the coding sequence ATGAACAAAATATTAAAATCGGGTTTGTTAATTGCCCTTTTGTCTATTTTTGCCACTGGCTGTCAAGAGGTAAAGCCTTATGATTATACGGCATTAAAGAAAAGCAAACCTAGGTCAATCGTTGTTATACCACCAAGAAACAGTTCTATCGAGGTGAATGCACCCTATGTTTATCTATCCACGCTCACAGAACCATTGGCTGAAAAAGGTTATTATGTATTACCCGTTGCAGTTGTTGACCAATTTTTAAAAGAAAATGGCTTGCCGACACCTGCTGAAATGAACGGCATATCGCTGGAAAAAATTAGAGAGCATATGGGGGCTGATGCGGTGTTATATGTTGAAATTAAAGAATTTGGACAAAAATATTTAATCCTCTCTTCTGTGGCCACTGTAATGGCAGAACTCAAATTGGTTGATACAAGAACAGGTGAGCTGCTCTGGAGAGCCACAGCCCATGCTCAAATGGACTCTAGCAATAATAATAACTCTGGTGGACCTGTTGGTATTCTTGTTTATCTAATTAGTGCGGCTATAACTCAAGTTACAGATGACAGAACGCCTGAAGCATCAAGATTGGCAAATCATCTTGCAATCAATGCAGAGAAAATAGGACTACTTAATGGCCCGTACAAAGTGCCTGTTAAATAA
- a CDS encoding aspartate-semialdehyde dehydrogenase, whose protein sequence is MNKKFNVCVVGATGAVGETILSILEQRDFPIDNLYPLASANSAGKKVFCQGKSWTVQDLALFDFSQAQVGLFSAGGHISEKYAPIAAEAGCVVVDNTAHFRRDKDIPLVVPEVNPHAIAGYTQRNIIANPNCSTIQMLVALKPIYDAVGIERINVATYQAVSGSGKEAISELIEQTTKLLSGNTEVDVKVYPKQIAFNVVPHIDVFQDNGYTKEEMKMVWETQKIFEDENILVNPTAVRVPVIYGHSEAINIETKTKITAAEATKILEKANGVTVMDKREDGGYATPFVEATNHDDTFVSRIREDISCEKGLNLWVVSDNIRKGAALNTIQIAEILIKEYL, encoded by the coding sequence ATGAATAAGAAGTTTAATGTGTGTGTTGTGGGAGCAACAGGGGCGGTGGGTGAAACCATTTTGTCGATTCTAGAGCAACGGGATTTTCCGATTGATAATTTATACCCCTTGGCGAGTGCAAATTCAGCAGGCAAAAAGGTATTTTGTCAGGGCAAGAGTTGGACGGTGCAAGATTTGGCTTTGTTTGATTTTTCACAAGCACAAGTAGGTTTGTTTTCAGCAGGTGGACATATTTCTGAAAAATATGCGCCAATTGCGGCTGAAGCAGGCTGTGTGGTGGTTGACAATACAGCGCATTTTCGTCGTGATAAAGACATTCCATTGGTTGTGCCAGAGGTAAATCCACATGCGATTGCAGGCTATACACAGCGCAATATTATTGCCAATCCAAATTGCTCTACCATTCAAATGTTGGTAGCACTCAAGCCGATTTATGATGCAGTAGGAATTGAGCGCATTAATGTGGCCACTTATCAAGCGGTATCGGGCTCTGGCAAAGAGGCGATTAGTGAATTAATTGAGCAAACCACTAAATTATTAAGTGGCAATACTGAGGTTGATGTCAAGGTATATCCAAAGCAAATTGCCTTTAATGTAGTGCCACATATTGATGTGTTTCAAGACAACGGTTACACCAAAGAAGAGATGAAAATGGTGTGGGAAACACAAAAGATTTTTGAAGATGAAAACATTTTGGTTAATCCAACAGCAGTGCGTGTACCAGTAATTTATGGGCATTCTGAGGCGATTAATATTGAAACTAAGACCAAAATTACCGCCGCCGAAGCCACCAAGATTTTAGAAAAAGCCAATGGCGTAACAGTGATGGATAAGCGTGAAGATGGTGGCTATGCAACGCCATTTGTTGAGGCGACTAATCATGATGATACATTTGTAAGCCGTATTCGTGAAGATATTTCTTGCGAAAAAGGCCTTAATTTGTGGGTGGTTTCTGACAATATTCGCAAAGGTGCAGCGTTGAATACCATTCAAATTGCTGAGATTTTGATTAAAGAATATTTGTAG
- the hisB gene encoding imidazoleglycerol-phosphate dehydratase HisB, with product MIKVSRKTNETDIVVELNLYGTGQANIDTGVPFLDHMLDQIARHGLMDLNIKCVGDTQIDDHHSVEDIGITLGQAFAKAVGDKAGLTRYGHAYVPLDEALSRVVLDLSGRPGLELNVNFTRALIGSFDVDLISEFFQGFVNHALITLHIDNLKGVNSHHQAETVFKAFGRALRMAITKDERQKGIPSTKGSL from the coding sequence ATGATTAAAGTATCTAGAAAAACCAACGAAACCGACATTGTTGTTGAATTAAATTTGTATGGCACAGGCCAAGCGAATATTGATACGGGCGTGCCGTTTTTAGACCATATGTTAGATCAAATTGCACGCCATGGCTTGATGGATTTAAATATTAAATGTGTAGGTGATACACAGATTGATGACCATCACAGTGTGGAAGATATTGGCATTACCTTGGGTCAAGCTTTTGCAAAAGCAGTGGGAGATAAGGCGGGTTTAACTCGTTATGGGCATGCTTATGTGCCACTAGATGAGGCATTGTCTCGAGTGGTATTGGATTTATCAGGTCGTCCAGGTTTGGAGCTTAATGTGAATTTTACTCGTGCATTGATTGGTTCATTTGATGTGGATTTAATATCAGAATTTTTTCAAGGTTTTGTTAATCATGCACTGATTACTTTGCACATTGACAATCTTAAAGGGGTAAATTCCCACCACCAAGCGGAGACGGTTTTTAAGGCATTTGGCAGGGCGTTGCGTATGGCAATCACAAAAGATGAGCGTCAAAAGGGCATTCCTTCAACCAAAGGTTCGCTGTAA
- the hisH gene encoding imidazole glycerol phosphate synthase subunit HisH: MQSIAIINYGMGNVRSVQKALAHIAPNDQIFLTDDAALIREADRIVFPGQGAIGACMQALNEHNLVEVVKQVACEKPFLGICLGLQLLFDHSQENGGTEGLSILAGDVVHFPKNELKIPHMGWNKVKQTQEHPLWHNIENNARFYSVHSYYVEQGDASVVVGSSDYGIDFTCAVAKDNLFAVQFHPEKSQHDGLQLLENFVHWRV, encoded by the coding sequence GTGCAAAGCATTGCAATCATTAATTACGGTATGGGCAATGTGCGCAGTGTGCAAAAAGCGCTGGCACATATTGCGCCCAATGACCAAATTTTTTTAACAGACGATGCAGCGTTAATTCGTGAGGCTGATCGTATTGTGTTTCCTGGGCAAGGGGCGATTGGCGCTTGTATGCAGGCATTGAATGAGCATAATTTGGTTGAGGTGGTTAAACAAGTGGCTTGTGAGAAGCCTTTTTTGGGTATTTGTTTGGGTTTGCAACTGTTGTTTGATCATTCGCAGGAGAATGGCGGTACTGAGGGCTTGTCTATTCTTGCAGGTGATGTTGTGCATTTTCCAAAAAATGAATTGAAAATCCCGCACATGGGCTGGAATAAGGTCAAACAAACACAAGAACATCCGTTGTGGCATAATATTGAAAACAATGCACGCTTTTATAGTGTGCACAGTTATTATGTTGAGCAGGGCGATGCATCGGTGGTTGTTGGATCAAGTGATTATGGCATTGATTTCACTTGTGCAGTTGCTAAGGATAATCTCTTTGCAGTGCAATTTCATCCCGAAAAATCTCAGCATGATGGTTTGCAATTGCTGGAAAATTTTGTCCATTGGCGAGTTTAG
- a CDS encoding TfoX/Sxy family DNA transformation protein — translation MGELATLRGLGKKTEQQLNKIGIYTRADLQKTGAIATYIKLGEPHLCFLYALTGALEDRSWLEVAQHDKTRLIIELDNYKNY, via the coding sequence ATGGGAGAATTAGCAACACTTCGTGGTTTAGGTAAAAAGACCGAACAACAATTAAACAAAATTGGCATCTACACACGAGCAGATTTACAAAAAACAGGCGCAATTGCCACTTATATTAAACTGGGTGAGCCACATTTATGCTTTTTATATGCATTAACAGGTGCGCTTGAAGATAGAAGTTGGCTAGAGGTTGCCCAGCATGACAAAACTCGACTCATTATTGAATTGGACAATTACAAAAATTACTAA